Within Thermococcus indicus, the genomic segment CTTTTTCGATACCAAGGTCGTTGTTTCCACCTTCTTGACAGAATGCCACGAATACCATGTCAACCACTCTTATCCAAATATCAAGCCTTCTGGCGATTTCACTGCAAATTTTGATGGTTTTATCTACGTTTTCTTCCGTAGGTTCCGGAGACTCAAGCCATCCCAAACGGTAGAAGAGCCGCAGGATCGTTGTGTCGGGTTTCATAACTTCAAATCCTAACTCCATTAGGTAGTGGTATGCCGTTACCTTTCCAATTCCCTTGAATCTTCTAATGAGTGCGGGTCGTATCTTCTTCTTAATGCCCTCATAGTCGTAGAAGCTTACGCCAAACGAATCCAAGTAGTTGGCGAATGATCCATATTTCTGAATTATTTTCTCAAACTCTCTTGCGTTGTGGATGCACGCTTCTATCTTTCTCCTGTTCCTAATCATGTTCTTGTCACTTAGCATTCTTTTTATGTCTTCTTCTCCATACCTCGCCACCTTTTTGAAGTCACTAAGGTATTTAAGTATGGTTGGCATTTTTTCTTCCACAATTCTGGCTTTCATGCCAGCGAAGAAGATAACCTGGACAAGGATAGAATACATTTCTTCATCAGTCAGTTCCTTGTATCTTCCAGCGTACTTGTTGAGCTTCTCTAAGTAGGCTTCAAATTTTTTCTTGTCCCTGCTCTCCTCTTTTAGCTTCTTAAGAACCTCTTGAAAAACCCTAACATGCTCCTCGGGGTCGTGTTCAACGCTTACCGCTTGATCCACCCCTGTTTGTACTGGTAAATTCAAAGAGTACCACAGGTTTCCATACTCTTTTAGGACGTCAAGCTGGTGGATTATCGTGCTGTCTTTCAGTGGAACAATTACGAGACCGATATCATACCTCTGCAGGACCTCTCTGGCAACTCTTCTCAGTTCATTAATTTGGTCCCCTGCTCTGTAAAGTTCAACATCACTGTCCAACGGCTTCTTAAACACCTCTTCGGCCAGCTTTCTGAGCTTCCTATCTTTAACAACATGCACACCAATCATTATCAGAGCATCTTCAAGCATTCCCTCGATAGTGGGAATCCAAGTTATTGATGTCTTTCCAAGCTCTGGATAGAGAGGTTTCAGCTCCCAAGCTGGGCGGTTGTTCTCATAGAGCAGTAGAATGTAACCGGGGTTTGGGAGGCCATAGGTAATGTAAGGCCGACTTCCCACGATAATAAAAGCCGTGACACCCATTTAGAGCCACCCCGATGGTTAAGTAACAATTTTCTACCTTTTACTCTTTTTGAATACCCCTCTTCTCGCCCCTTTGAGACTCCTGCAACTTCGACACATTTTCCTTGTCACTTATTTTTGCAACGTCTTGAAGTAGTTTTGTACACTCAGCTATCTCGCTGGATAGTACGCGCTCCTCCCTATTTAGTATTGAGAGCAGAGTATCGGTTAGCGGCCACTTGTCACGGTCAATTTGCTCGAGTATCTTCTTGGCCTCTTCGGCACTTAAATTCCCACTAACCAAGTCAAGCGCAACCTTCA encodes:
- a CDS encoding DNA-3-methyladenine glycosylase I, whose product is MGVTAFIIVGSRPYITYGLPNPGYILLLYENNRPAWELKPLYPELGKTSITWIPTIEGMLEDALIMIGVHVVKDRKLRKLAEEVFKKPLDSDVELYRAGDQINELRRVAREVLQRYDIGLVIVPLKDSTIIHQLDVLKEYGNLWYSLNLPVQTGVDQAVSVEHDPEEHVRVFQEVLKKLKEESRDKKKFEAYLEKLNKYAGRYKELTDEEMYSILVQVIFFAGMKARIVEEKMPTILKYLSDFKKVARYGEEDIKRMLSDKNMIRNRRKIEACIHNAREFEKIIQKYGSFANYLDSFGVSFYDYEGIKKKIRPALIRRFKGIGKVTAYHYLMELGFEVMKPDTTILRLFYRLGWLESPEPTEENVDKTIKICSEIARRLDIWIRVVDMVFVAFCQEGGNNDLGIEKGICTSTPKCNNCPLKGYCQYYIMPP